CGTCTGAACATCGACCCACTGCCCTGCTTTGCCAAGGAAGTGGCAATGACCTCGCTGAGAACGCGTATCGGCGCCCTGCTGGGGAGAAGCAATGTACTGCTGCGCTATGATCACGGTACGGCAGAAACCCGCCACAATCTTTTTTTGGACAGCCACACCCCGAATGGCGTCAGAACCCTGGCGCTGGGAGAACGCGTACGTCACGGCCTGCCAGACCGCCAAATCCTTATTCATGAATATCTGAGCGGCTGGCGACCACTTGGCGAAGTCTGGCAATCAACCGAACAGGTTGACGACCGAAAGGGACTGATCAATCGTCTCGAGGCGCTGTTAAGAGAGCTGTATACCCATCGTATCTGTCATCTCGATCTCAATGCGGGGCACATCATGGTTCCCGAGGACCCATCGATCCCCATGCGAGTGATCGATTGCGGGCGGATGTGCACCTCGGTCAGGAATCCACTCATCGCCACCGCCCTGCATGTTGGCAAGTTGATGCGTGATCTTGGAGATCCATCGCAGGGAGTTTCGGGGCGTCATGAGCAGGCGCGAAACATCTTCGGTAACATCGCCGGCGAGGCGGTCGAAGCCCCGCGAGCGCAACAGATTCTGCTGATGGCCTGCCACTACCGAATCAGCAAGAGAGTCAGCAAGCGTCGACTGGTGATGAACGCTTCACAAAAGGCGCTCGATCTGGCTGCCTTCGAAGCGCGCTTGCTGACTGATCATAGAAACCGGGCGCTCTTACCATTAACTGCCCGGAATGCCCTGCCCGCCCGGGCTTCGAGCCCACCGTAAAGCGAACAGGATTAAAGAGAAACATACGGATCAGGCAGACGGATTACCGCACCAATCGGGTGCTTTCGAATGAATTGAACTGATCCCGGGATGGGCATAAAGCCACAGGGTAATATGGCGCTATACAAGATCTGTACATGAAGCATCAGACCATACCAGGGGCTTTGCGAATTGATGTATCGCCCATGACGCACGGTTCTGTAACCGCTATGATCACTCTCCAGAGCGAAGCCTACCATTGCAATGAATACTGACGTACAGGATCGGGACAGGTTTTTCCTGCCGTCAATGACACGGGCTGACAGTCATTCGACAATGTCTATTATTCAACCCTGTCGGTAACGCGGTCACGTCATGACCCCGGAGAATATACGTGAACAAAGCCCTGATACTACTTGCCCACGGTTCTACTGACCCGCGCTGGCAGGCCCCCTTTCAGGCCATGGAAGAACATGTTCGGGCTCGCATGAACATGCCGGTAAGGCTGGCCAATATGGAACTCTGCGATCCTCTGCTCGAGGATGTGGTGGCCCACCTGGCCAGTGAAAACATGCGACACATCGATATACTGCCGCTATTTTTCGCTGCCGGGCGCCATCT
This DNA window, taken from Kushneria phosphatilytica, encodes the following:
- a CDS encoding sirohydrochlorin chelatase; translated protein: MNKALILLAHGSTDPRWQAPFQAMEEHVRARMNMPVRLANMELCDPLLEDVVAHLASENMRHIDILPLFFAAGRHLREDVPGQLKALREAHPSVSMDLLDPVGQHPAFIEAVVHIVESRDTDSTLVQDGSHVQ
- a CDS encoding lipopolysaccharide kinase InaA family protein, translated to MIDHETLTGRHSFRPRFLKTLFSGPFVFSDSGWQWWLHGSEAEAAARLMDSHQRGGHPTQLVMLRNYKGRQAFRLNIDPLPCFAKEVAMTSLRTRIGALLGRSNVLLRYDHGTAETRHNLFLDSHTPNGVRTLALGERVRHGLPDRQILIHEYLSGWRPLGEVWQSTEQVDDRKGLINRLEALLRELYTHRICHLDLNAGHIMVPEDPSIPMRVIDCGRMCTSVRNPLIATALHVGKLMRDLGDPSQGVSGRHEQARNIFGNIAGEAVEAPRAQQILLMACHYRISKRVSKRRLVMNASQKALDLAAFEARLLTDHRNRALLPLTARNALPARASSPP